The DNA window TACATCATTGGACTTCCGGATACATTAGCAGACATCCAGATACATAGGGGAGGGATGTACCTGTGAGGGGATATGGATGCATCAGAGATGGGATAAGACATCCAGATACATAGGGGAGGGATGTATAAGATATTTGGATCATAGGGAAGGGATGTATCCGCGAGGAGGGGGGATAGAGATGTATCAGGATCATaacatatatgcccttcactctaacagaTCATAGCATATATGCTCTTcgctctaacggaagactaataGGAACACGTGGCATaatcttatatattaatctgATATTTAATAATTGTCGGGTCGGTGGATAAGCTTATGCACGTGTATGTCcattagtataaagggtatatatgctctagatTTTGGatggcaggggcaccaatgtcccagaagtatgacggagggtatctgtatatcatttacgatagttcggagatatatttgtcttttttctttttttaaaaaatgatagaaaattttagagattatgataaaataagatgtgtttttaggtaaaaaaaaatggtatgaaTACCCAGTACTATTAGATAATTTTCATGTAAGAGTAcatatttcttttttgctttttctGTTTTCACTTCGACGTTCCAACATACAatatgtttgaaattttaattatattttaatatgtgTTGCACAAAcatacatgaaaaaataaggaaaacatgATTAGAATTTCTTAGCAAATGTGACTTTTGCCCAAAAAAGAAGGATAAAAGTAACTTCCTAAATaaacatctatatatatatatatatatatgtatgtatgtattgtATATAATTGTTGATTTCTTAGCAAATGTGACTTTTGCCCAAAAAAGAAGGATAAAAGTAACTTCCTAAATaaacatctatatatatatatatatatatatatatatatatatgtgtgtgtgttgtatataattgttgaaaatatatactgataatatcaaatacaaaagTAATAATCGTATATAATTGttgaaaatatacaaataaggtCTAAAAATGTAAGAAATCGCAATAAATATTGATACGCTAAATCCATAGAATCATATACTACATAATTTGAAATGCACTGATAGAAATACAAATCACAAGAAATATACAAAACAATTTATTCTAATATCTCGATAATGctgaaattatacaaacaaTAGCCAGAACGTATACTTACTGATAATACACAAATGTGTTGTTGCTCGGTGAAATCACACCGGAGAAGAAACAACGGAAGATCGGAGCAGTCTTcctccccaccccaccccacccctttttttattgcttaattactTCCGTAAaatttccataaaaaaaattaattttgcaagtaaataataatacaaacaaaaacaaaaaaataaaagattgaaaccacaattttaaaaaaataaattaagtttttGTTAATTCAAAATAACCAAGTCCattgatttgaaagaaaaataaattataattgatCTACCCTAGGCTATTTTTAGAAACAAACAAATTGCagaattaatattaaaaaaaagtgaaacgCCGCTGCCGGGGATCGAACCTAGGCGATTTttagaaacaaacaaaattgcagaattaatattaaaaaaaagtgaaacgCCGCTGCCGGGGATCGAACCCGGGTCACCCGCGTGACAGGCGGGAATACTTACCACTATACTACAACGACTTGTTTGTTAAATTATCGTcgtttttgtatatatttctgTTCTTCTAtcctaatttgaatttttagagtCAATAGACTCATTCTTTGACCGAAATTTTCTtacatgttttaaaaatattttaagttgttacttattatgatttataatacattttttttcatagttttcAACTATATAAGTTGTATTGCAAAAAACTTAAAACTTCTATGTTTGAATTCATGATCAAAGTTTACAAATTTGAATCTTAAAATTTCAATTGTGTCACCTAAATTGGGACAGAAGAAGTACACGTCTCAAACACAAACAATATACACACAATTAGATAAAGATGAGAGTAATAAATAAAGCTTATACCTTAGAACTTCCCTGCTGTGATGCACAATGGAGGCGCACACATAAATTtgtgacttaaaatattttttgaaacatTATAGGGActtacaatattttttgaaaCATTATAGGGAGATCCATATTAGTCAATAACATATGGTGATCAAGTAATTCTATGAAAAAGACTTTCTCAACATTTAGGTGTCCCGGAGTTGGGGCGGATCCAGGCTTAGAGTTACGAATTTGATAGAACTCAATATCTTTAGCTCAATTCCtatatttgtaaatatatataaatgctTTATTTAGAatctaataaagaaaaaataattgtgatTTGAATCTGATACAGGGGCGGCTCGAACCCGTTGGTGGCCTAAGGCCAAAATCAAACTAGaggccttaaaaaaaaaattaaaaatgtttttattttaaatctatttttctagctttttgaGATGCAAAGTTGTTAATAGTTTTTGTGTAGTTAATctcttctaataattttttttcaatcgaTAATATAGCCAAACCACTTCTAAAATTTATCAAGAGCACCTTTTTGAGATTTTNACATATGGTGATCAAGTAATTCTATGAAAAAGACTTTCTCAACATTTAGGTGTCCTGGAGTTGGGGCGGATCTAGGCTTAGGGTTACGAATTCGATAGAACTCAATATTTTTAGCTCAATTCCtatatttgtaaatatatataaatactttatttagaatctaataaagaaaaataattgtggTTTGAATCTGATAAACTAAATATTTTGGCTCGGCCTCTGTCCCAGAGAATTCTGTAATGACACATTGATCATGACATGATAGCCAATAGAAAGAAACTCAAATCTTAGACGTAACATTGTTGTCCATAACTGACTTTTAAGTTTCGTGCCAACTTTCTTTGATTCAGTTAAGAAATGTATTTGGtttgaatagaaaaaaatatgaaccaTTCAATTTTTTGGTCTAAAAGAAAGCATTAGAGACGCATATAAATGAAAATGCAAAATAGCTGAAGAATATGATGAACTGATAAGTACTCTTTCATTCTTATCTAATAAGTTTGTGTTGATAGAAATATTGAATCCGACTCTAATATCATATTAAATTAAGTATTGAATCTAACTTACACCTCAAAAACTACCTCAAAGAGAGAAGAATTGTGACCAAAAACTTGTTTACACATATATACTAGTAGGCATTGGATATGAACtttaaatcatgattttgaAGCAATAAATTTAGGTAAAGGTTGATTTGACgttgaaattttgtttgaatATACTATTTGGATTTTGAAAGTTggtacttttttcttcttcttataaacatgatgaatatatatcacaatttgtgaaaactaacttttatataatttcacTAAATTAAATGAGCAAACtatagtttatatatatgtaagaaCATTCAAATGCGCTGCATTGATAAATCACATATCTTCATGTttcttttgtaaataaatatttgctaGTACATGCTATTACAAACTAAATTAATCAACAACTACAACTCATAGGAGGAAGATCCAAGTTCTTCTCACTAGACGATTTCTTAAAAACCCTACTTCCaaaaaccataaaccctaaagaATGTCCAACAATAGCAACCAAGAAAACACCACCATTAAAAGACATAACAGCCAACATAACAACATAAGCCAAACCAATTCTCAAACCATACAAGGTTGTCTGAAGAATTCCAAAAGTCACATGATCATCAACATTACTCTTGTTAATGTAATTGCTATGAGAGAGAAATTCGACGAAAATCGCCATGAAAAAGACAACAACAAGTGCCAAAATGTACATGCCCAAATTATCATATCCAGGCCAACCTGAGAAGAGAATCTCAGTATTCTTTCCCCAGAAAAATGTCATATGCATCATGTGATGGTGGTTCTTCATCATCATCCCGCtgtatgaaatatttaaaatcagaaaattaaaggacattttagtaTTGTTCATTggattgaatcgaaataaaagaTTACATCATTATTCATGGAGatttaaatgaaatatttttttgtttaaaaaaatgttatttttacttataatagattctaattttttttaaaaaaattaaaaatacatttttgcAATTACTATAGATACTAGATTTGAAAGGAAAGTAAATATTCTAGAATATTCTCGAAtcgtaaaaaaatatattctatttttaatacaaatcataaagtaaaagaaaagtaaaatttaatacCCGCCTCCTCCAGTGGCGTTGTTCATGATGGTTGACGATGATAGTGGAGGCGGCCCCATAGCCATTCCATGCATGTGGCCGTCGTTGttcatctctcttttttttctttttttcttccctaattttttatttttgtatgtgGAATTAAGGAgatttatataagaaaaaaaaggagactGATATTTATAGGAACTTGTAATTATTGATAGTACATTGTAGTAAGCGTACTTCTTTTTAAAGTACAAAATTAACATAAATgataagaatttaaaaaaggaGATTGATTTTCCCTTAATTAATAAAGAAGGacaattttaagttttttttttaaaataaaaataatccaagtTTAAGTTTGTAACGTTAAAGCCCTATTTAGTTTTGTAATACTAcacttatttccattttttccttcgtaaaaataactttaaaactatttaatattaatacaaaataattgcAATTTGACAATTGTTTCATTCaaatattgagttaatatctcaaaaggtcactcaattttcaaaatttatctagtaaagtcattgaattttgttttttattaataaaactataaaGAATCAAAATTGCTCCTGAACTATGAGAAATAGACTACTTAAACCCTCTGTTACATTTTGGGACAAAAAATGCCCCCGTCGTTATTCCAATAGACCACAAATGCCCTTAAGAAGTAACAACCCATTTAGCAAGCTACGTGAAACTAATCCTTCTACCTAAGgattgccaactaggattcccACTAAATTATGGGTCACTAATTTGGAAGCTATTatcagtgttttaaaaggcgggACCGTGAGGCCATACATTTTATGTAGTATGGGCGAGGCATAAGCCCCGAGACACGGGGCGTAAGTCCCATGAATCTACGGGGTGTACAtctcatgtatattcaattttataattttattactaagaaaataagtcaaagtaaaacttttaatgattttacaaataaattttaataaataaccaataaaatagaaaaatacattataattattatttgagaaaaatattaataatcaataatatagatttttttatatatataattactatttgagaaaggtaacaaTTAACAACACAGAAAATGACAATAGACAAAATAATCTTTGAAATGAAATCACCATCCATTTATGTATTTACTAGTCCTTTCCACCCTCAATTAATattggacaaattacttaattacactcctttacttaccttaatatccatttatctctatttatttcaaaattttcaaaaattccttATTTCCCCCAATTAATAAAATCTGTAAGATACATAAAGATTTCTCACCTTTTTTACAGTCAATACATGTGTATCCCGTgtacaacgctatgtatcccgcatatATCTTgtgcacaacactatgtatcccgcttgtggaatgtatcaaacgctatgtatcccgtgcacaacgctatgtatcccgtggacaacgctatgtatcccgctatgtatcccatgcacaacgctatgtatccggctatgtggaatgtatcaaacctaatgtatcccgtgcacaatgctatgtatccagcaaacatcatttttaaaggatttttgataaatagaaaactagaagggataggatgttatttagtattataatatgtggtttctataatttatacattaatATTTGCACTGCTTATTgcttatatattttaaagaagaagaaggatgaaaaatgtaaagtaatgaaaaaagtgAATAAAGTTATATCATAAACATAGTGTGCTATGGAACTCTATCCTATCAATTTCAAACATGcttatctaaaaaattatttatagcaATGTTATTTTCTATTAGAgtttatttatacatttttttttagaaaatatcacTACAACATGAAAATGcatgatataataaaatataaatatcattacaaaacaataaaaaatacgatttataacaaaaatggttcaaaaataaaataaaataaaattaacgtTCTGGGCGTACATTTTTACGCCCACGACTTACGTTTTTACGTTCAGGACTTACAACCCAAATTCTAGAACTTACGTCTTATGGATCTACGCTTTCAATTTGCCTCCGAAGCGTTTTTGGTACTCCCCTCCTCAAAAGACTCTTCTGGAACTCGTCCCAAAAACGTTTTTGAAAACATTGACTATTATATGTAGTAATATTGATAattcttaatttcttaaaataatctATTGGTTTTTTTTATCTATTCCGAATGTTAGAATTGTCCATAAGTTTCCAATATTAACTTCAATAATATAGTGCTAACTAAATGATCCATGATTTAGGGAGATTCCTAGTTGGCAACGTTTAGGTGGATGGATTAGTCCTACATGACTTGCTACATCATTAAAAATTTGGATTGTTAAATCTTGAAGGTATTTCTAATCTCTTGAAATAACAGaaggggcattttttatcccaaaatattacggagggtataaatggtctatttcatatagtttgggagggaggggggggggagatttttgacccttttctgtAATTAAATCATTCAACTTAGAcctttatattaataaaatcatCCAACTAAgtttatcattaaaataaatactgACATGactaattaatctttttttcgTTATGTAACATGGATCCcacaaataagtaaaattaaagaaagctCATTAAGAAGGATTTAATTGATACAAATGCCTAtgttaagtaattttattaatatcaaaCAAAGTTCAATAATTTCACTAATAAATTCTTATAGTTAAGTAatcttttgaaatattaactcaattttagAATTGCACA is part of the Solanum stenotomum isolate F172 chromosome 8, ASM1918654v1, whole genome shotgun sequence genome and encodes:
- the LOC125872763 gene encoding copper transporter 6-like translates to MNNDGHMHGMAMGPPPLSSSTIMNNATGGGGGMMMKNHHHMMHMTFFWGKNTEILFSGWPGYDNLGMYILALVVVFFMAIFVEFLSHSNYINKSNVDDHVTFGILQTTLYGLRIGLAYVVMLAVMSFNGGVFLVAIVGHSLGFMVFGSRVFKKSSSEKNLDLPPMSCSC